The following proteins are encoded in a genomic region of Zea mays cultivar B73 chromosome 9, Zm-B73-REFERENCE-NAM-5.0, whole genome shotgun sequence:
- the LOC100284278 gene encoding GLABRA2 expression modulator, with protein sequence MQPPATEMHPAADAATSAATAQADTTARAAVPASDPPPPPPAPAAETVDPPPPPPAPAPKTVTWSEKLTSDSPTHVHAAAAAESSQYVSRGPASSSKGAVEAMRETLSRWGKSWGETTKLVESLSRDTWQHFKTGPSFTEAAMGRLAQGTKVLAEGGYEKIFKQTFEVLPDEELKICYACYLSTSAGPVMGVLYISTAKIAFCSDNPLSYKAGNKTEWSYYKVVIPLHQLRAANPSVSKVNPAEKYIQVVSVEGHEFWFMGFLMYDKAAASLQEALASARELQP encoded by the exons ATGCAGCCGCCGGCGACCGAGATGCACCCGGCCGCCGACGCCgccacctccgccgccaccgcGCAGGCCGACACTACTGCTCGCGCCGCCGTCCCCGCATCCGATCCACCCCCGCCCCCGCCGGCGCCGGCGGCTGAGACGGTCGATCCGCCGCCCCCGCCGCCAGCGCCGGCGCCCAAGACGGTCACCTGGAGCGAGAAGCTCACGTCCGACTCGCCGACGCACGTgcacgccgccgccgcggcggaGTCCAGCCAGTACGTGTCCCGTGGGCCCGCATCCTCGTCTAAGG GCGCCGTGGAGGCGATGAGGGAGACGCTGTCAAGGTGGGGGAAGTCGTGGGGGGAGACCACCAAGCTGGTCGAGAGCCTCAGCCGCGACACGTGGCAACACT TCAAGACTGGACCTAGTTTTACTGAAGCTGCTATGGGACGCCTAGCACAAGGGACTAAAGTTTTAGCAGAAGGAGGCTATGAAAAAATATTTAAGCAGACCTTCGAGGTTCTTCCAGACGAGGAGCTGAAAATATGCTATGCGTGCTATCTCTCAACATCAGCAGGTCCTGTCATGGGAGTCTTGTATATTTCTACAGCGAAGATTGCTTTCTGCAGTGACAATCCTCTGTCATACAAAGCtggaaataaaactgaatggagttACTACAAG GTGGTCATTCCTCTTCACCAGCTAAGAGCAGCTAATCCTTCAGTAAGCAAAGTAAATCCCGCTGAGAAGTACATTCAGGTCGTTTCCGTTGAAGGGCATGAGTTCTGGTTCATGGGTTTTCTAATGTACGACAAGGCTGCAGCCAGTCTTCAAGAAGCCTTGGCTAGTGCTCGTGAGTTGCAACCGTGA